A DNA window from Streptococcus parapneumoniae contains the following coding sequences:
- a CDS encoding peptide ABC transporter substrate-binding protein, whose translation MKKSRVFATAGLVLLAAGVLAACSSSKSSDSSAPKAYGYIYTADPETLDYLISSKNSTKVVTSNGIDGLFTNDNYGNLAPAVAEDWEVSKDGLTYTYKIRKGVKWFTSDGEEYAEVTAKDFVNGLKHAADKKSEAMYLAENSVKGLADYLSGTSTDFSTVGVKAVDDYTLQYTLNQPEPFWNSKLTYSIFWPLNEEFETSKGSDFAKPTDPTSLLYNGPFLLKGLTAKSSVEFVKNEQYWDKENVHLDTINLAYYDGSDQESLERNFTSGAYSFARLFPTSSNYSKVAEEYKDNIYYTQPDSGIAGIGVNIDRQSYNYTSKTTDSEKASTKKALLNKDFRQALNFAFDRSAYSAQINGKDGAALAVRNLFVKPDFVSVGEKTFGDLVAAQLPAYGDEWKGVNLADGQDGLFNADKAKAEFAKAKKTLEADGVQFPIHLDVPVDQAAKGYISRIQSFKQSVETVLGAENVVVDIQQMTRDEFLNITYYAANASAEDWDVSGGVSWGPDYQDPSTYLDILKTTSSETTKTYLGFDNPNSPSVVQVGLKEYDKLVDEAAKETSDLNVRYEKYAAAQAWLTDSSLFIPAMASAGAAPVLSRVVPFTGASAQTGSKGSDVYFKYLKLQDKAVTKKEYEKAREKWLKEKAESNEKAQKELASHVK comes from the coding sequence ATGAAAAAAAGTCGTGTATTTGCTACAGCAGGTCTTGTTTTATTAGCAGCAGGTGTACTTGCAGCATGCAGTTCTTCAAAATCATCTGATTCATCAGCCCCTAAAGCTTATGGCTATATTTATACAGCAGACCCAGAAACCTTGGACTACCTGATTTCAAGTAAAAATAGTACAAAAGTAGTGACTTCAAATGGGATTGATGGTTTATTCACTAACGATAATTACGGGAATCTTGCTCCTGCAGTTGCAGAGGATTGGGAAGTCTCTAAGGATGGTTTGACCTATACTTATAAGATTCGTAAAGGGGTTAAATGGTTTACCTCTGATGGAGAAGAATATGCAGAGGTGACGGCTAAAGATTTCGTGAACGGTTTAAAACACGCAGCAGATAAAAAATCAGAAGCTATGTATTTAGCTGAAAATTCGGTTAAAGGCTTGGCAGATTATCTATCAGGAACTTCAACAGATTTTTCAACAGTTGGTGTCAAGGCGGTTGATGATTATACGTTACAATACACTTTGAACCAGCCTGAACCGTTCTGGAACTCTAAGTTGACTTATTCTATTTTCTGGCCTCTGAATGAAGAATTCGAAACATCAAAAGGAAGCGATTTTGCTAAACCAACAGATCCGACATCCTTGCTTTATAATGGTCCATTCTTGTTGAAAGGGTTGACTGCAAAATCTTCTGTAGAGTTTGTAAAAAATGAACAATATTGGGACAAAGAAAACGTCCACCTAGATACTATAAATCTGGCTTACTATGATGGCTCAGATCAGGAGTCGCTAGAGCGTAACTTCACTAGTGGAGCTTATAGTTTTGCTCGTCTTTTCCCTACCAGTTCCAACTACTCTAAGGTTGCAGAAGAATACAAGGACAATATCTATTACACACAACCAGACTCTGGGATTGCTGGTATAGGTGTGAATATTGATCGCCAAAGTTACAACTATACTTCTAAAACTACCGATTCAGAGAAAGCCTCTACTAAGAAGGCATTGCTTAACAAAGATTTCCGTCAAGCCTTGAATTTTGCTTTTGATCGCTCAGCTTACTCTGCTCAAATCAATGGTAAAGATGGAGCAGCTTTAGCAGTTCGTAATTTATTTGTAAAACCAGACTTTGTTTCAGTTGGTGAGAAGACCTTTGGTGATTTAGTCGCTGCTCAACTTCCTGCCTATGGAGATGAGTGGAAAGGTGTGAATTTAGCTGATGGGCAGGATGGTTTATTCAATGCTGACAAGGCCAAGGCAGAATTTGCAAAAGCTAAGAAAACTTTAGAAGCAGACGGCGTTCAGTTCCCTATTCATTTGGATGTTCCAGTAGACCAAGCAGCAAAAGGCTACATATCCCGTATTCAGTCCTTTAAACAATCTGTAGAAACAGTTCTTGGTGCTGAAAATGTCGTGGTTGATATTCAACAAATGACAAGAGATGAATTTCTTAATATCACTTACTATGCTGCTAATGCGTCAGCTGAGGATTGGGATGTATCGGGAGGAGTTTCATGGGGGCCAGACTATCAAGACCCATCTACTTACCTGGATATTTTAAAAACAACTAGTAGTGAAACTACAAAAACATATTTAGGATTTGATAATCCAAATAGCCCTTCAGTAGTTCAAGTTGGTTTGAAAGAATACGATAAATTAGTTGATGAAGCTGCCAAAGAGACAAGCGACTTGAATGTCCGTTATGAAAAATATGCAGCGGCTCAAGCATGGTTGACAGATAGTTCACTCTTTATTCCTGCTATGGCTTCTGCTGGTGCAGCACCGGTGCTTTCACGAGTTGTTCCATTTACTGGAGCTTCTGCGCAAACAGGCTCTAAGGGGTCAGATGTTTACTTCAAATATTTGAAATTACAAGATAAAGCGGTGACTAAGAAAGAGTATGAAAAAGCTCGTGAAAAATGGTTGAAAGAAAAAGCTGAATCAAATGAGAAAGCTCAAAAAGAATTGGCAAGTCATGTGAAGTAA
- a CDS encoding ABC transporter permease codes for MKKYIFMRVLRSLVSIFLVTTLTYTIIYTLVPRKLIFKQDPNYNKIATTADKRDNYENTVFERMGYIEYYDTKELQEKASSMDSSVTVEANATNKAIYEKYINQLGHGWTLGEFTESGQFYATREIPIFERVFHFYANLIDIDHTNKIQDPENPDLKRYLRFENDPAIGWSLVGSGTKHKYLLYFNSQFPFVHQNFVNINLGDSYPTYANTPVLQVITQGQGQTKTAQVQFPTGKKTSSVNIYSRTYKSPSQADSREVASYGKDDPYTATESNYQYPSMIASSAVVGLIGLVISYAIAVPLGSAMARFKNTWIDSFSTGALTFLMALPTIALVYIVRLAGSSIGLPDSFPILGAGDWRSYVLPAVILGLLGAPGTAIWIRRYMIDLQSQDFVRFARAKGLSEKEISNKHIFKNAMVPLVSGIPGAVIGVIGGATLTETVFAFPGMGKMLIDSVKASNNSMVVGLVFIFTCISIFSLLLGDIWMTIIDPRIKLTEKGGK; via the coding sequence ATGAAAAAATATATTTTTATGCGTGTTTTGCGGTCATTGGTTTCGATTTTCTTAGTGACGACTTTGACCTACACGATTATCTATACCTTGGTTCCTCGAAAATTGATTTTCAAGCAGGATCCTAACTATAATAAAATTGCGACAACGGCTGATAAACGTGATAACTATGAAAACACTGTGTTTGAGCGTATGGGCTACATTGAGTATTACGATACTAAAGAGTTGCAAGAAAAGGCAAGTAGCATGGATTCTTCTGTAACAGTAGAGGCAAATGCGACCAATAAAGCTATTTATGAAAAGTACATCAATCAATTAGGTCATGGTTGGACTTTGGGAGAATTTACTGAAAGTGGTCAATTCTATGCTACTCGTGAAATTCCAATTTTTGAACGTGTTTTTCACTTCTATGCTAACTTGATTGATATTGATCATACAAATAAAATTCAAGACCCTGAAAATCCAGACTTGAAACGCTACCTTCGTTTCGAAAATGATCCAGCTATCGGATGGTCATTGGTCGGTTCAGGCACTAAACATAAATATCTCTTGTACTTCAACAGTCAGTTCCCATTTGTGCATCAAAATTTTGTGAATATTAATTTAGGTGACTCCTATCCAACCTATGCTAATACACCAGTTCTTCAGGTTATTACTCAAGGTCAAGGACAAACCAAAACTGCCCAAGTTCAGTTCCCAACAGGTAAGAAAACGTCTTCTGTAAATATTTACTCAAGAACCTACAAGTCACCTAGTCAGGCTGACTCTCGTGAAGTAGCTAGCTATGGGAAAGATGATCCTTATACAGCGACTGAAAGTAACTACCAATATCCTTCAATGATTGCCAGCTCTGCTGTTGTAGGATTGATCGGTTTGGTGATTTCTTATGCGATTGCCGTGCCACTTGGTTCAGCTATGGCTCGCTTCAAGAATACTTGGATTGATAGCTTTTCAACAGGGGCTTTGACCTTCTTGATGGCTCTTCCAACAATTGCCTTGGTTTATATCGTTCGTTTGGCTGGTTCTTCAATCGGTTTGCCAGATTCATTCCCTATCTTGGGTGCTGGAGATTGGCGTTCGTATGTTTTACCAGCAGTTATCCTTGGTTTGTTGGGTGCTCCGGGTACAGCTATTTGGATTCGTCGTTACATGATTGACTTGCAATCACAAGACTTTGTTCGTTTCGCTCGTGCAAAAGGTTTGTCTGAAAAAGAAATTTCAAACAAACACATCTTTAAAAATGCCATGGTTCCGCTGGTTTCAGGAATTCCTGGTGCTGTTATTGGGGTTATCGGTGGTGCAACCCTTACTGAAACAGTCTTTGCCTTCCCAGGTATGGGTAAAATGTTGATTGACTCTGTAAAAGCATCTAATAACTCTATGGTCGTTGGTCTTGTCTTCATCTTTACATGTATTTCTATCTTCTCACTTCTTTTGGGAGATATTTGGATGACCATTATTGACCCACGTATTAAATTGACTGAGAAAGGAGGCAAATAA
- a CDS encoding ABC transporter substrate-binding protein produces the protein MKVVRKLLAPLLVVGILLTSLISLHQLKADKKKDVFRIGISQFITHQSLDATREGFVDELAKQGYVEGKNIEIDLQNAQGEQRNLKTISQQLAESSDVVLAIATPSAQSLANTTQTTPVIFSAVTDPVSAKLVESREHPGGNVTGTSDQSSDAISTQINLIKKVLPKAKTIGILYTQSEPNSVVQKDEAKRLLEEKGFTVVEKTILDSNNVKAAAESLMAEVDMVFVPTDNIISSTMETVKQVSIKHKVPVFGGSTEMVAVGGLYNYGTNYEELGRQTARMLVRVLKGEKPENIAVELPEKLELHTNQEMADALGIDISKLEGKE, from the coding sequence ATGAAAGTTGTTCGAAAATTACTAGCCCCTCTCTTGGTAGTGGGGATTCTCTTGACCTCTCTGATTAGTTTGCATCAGTTGAAGGCAGATAAGAAGAAAGATGTATTTCGTATCGGTATTTCGCAATTTATTACTCATCAATCTTTGGACGCTACTAGAGAAGGTTTTGTGGATGAGCTGGCCAAGCAAGGCTATGTTGAAGGGAAAAATATCGAGATTGATTTGCAAAATGCACAGGGAGAACAACGAAATCTAAAAACGATTTCCCAGCAACTAGCAGAATCTAGTGATGTCGTTCTAGCTATCGCAACGCCTTCTGCTCAGAGCTTGGCTAATACAACACAAACGACACCGGTTATCTTTTCAGCTGTAACAGACCCTGTCAGTGCCAAGTTGGTTGAGTCAAGAGAGCATCCTGGGGGCAATGTAACTGGGACAAGTGACCAGTCATCAGATGCTATTTCAACCCAAATCAACTTAATAAAGAAAGTCCTACCAAAGGCTAAAACGATTGGAATTCTCTATACTCAGAGCGAGCCAAACTCAGTTGTCCAAAAGGATGAAGCTAAGCGCCTTCTGGAAGAAAAAGGCTTTACCGTTGTTGAAAAAACAATCTTGGACAGTAACAACGTCAAGGCTGCTGCAGAAAGCTTGATGGCAGAGGTGGATATGGTTTTTGTACCAACGGATAATATCATTTCATCAACCATGGAAACAGTTAAGCAGGTTTCTATTAAACACAAGGTTCCAGTATTTGGTGGTTCAACAGAAATGGTTGCGGTTGGTGGTTTGTATAACTACGGAACCAATTATGAAGAATTGGGACGTCAGACAGCAAGAATGCTAGTTCGTGTCTTAAAAGGTGAGAAGCCAGAAAATATAGCAGTTGAGTTGCCTGAAAAGCTGGAATTGCATACCAATCAAGAAATGGCAGATGCATTGGGAATTGATATTAGTAAGCTAGAAGGCAAGGAATAA
- a CDS encoding ATP-binding cassette domain-containing protein — translation MSEKLVEIKDLEISFGEGSKKFVAVKNANFFINKGETFSLVGESGSGKTTIGRAIIGLNDTSNGDIIFEGQKINGKKSREQAAELIRRIQMIFQDPAASLNERATVDYIISEGLYNHHLFKDEEERKEKVKNIIREVGLLAEHLTRYPHEFSGGQRQRIGIARALVMQPDFVIADEPISALDVSVRAQVLNLLKKFQKELGLTYLFIAHDLSVVRFISDRIAVIYKGVIVEVAETEELFNNPIHPYTQALLSAVPIPDPILERKKVLKVYDPSQHDYETDKPSMVEIRPGHYVWANQAELARYQQGLN, via the coding sequence ATGTCTGAAAAATTAGTAGAAATCAAAGATTTAGAAATTTCCTTCGGTGAAGGAAGTAAGAAGTTTGTCGCGGTTAAAAATGCTAACTTCTTTATCAACAAGGGAGAAACGTTCTCGCTTGTTGGTGAGTCAGGTAGTGGGAAAACAACTATTGGTCGTGCGATAATCGGTCTCAATGATACAAGTAATGGTGATATTATTTTTGAGGGTCAAAAGATTAATGGTAAGAAATCGCGTGAACAAGCTGCGGAATTGATTCGTCGTATCCAGATGATTTTCCAAGACCCTGCAGCAAGTTTGAATGAACGTGCGACTGTTGATTATATTATTTCTGAAGGTCTTTACAATCATCATCTGTTTAAGGATGAAGAAGAACGTAAAGAGAAAGTTAAAAATATTATCCGTGAAGTGGGTCTTCTTGCTGAGCACTTGACTCGTTACCCTCATGAGTTCTCAGGTGGTCAACGTCAACGTATCGGTATTGCCCGTGCCTTGGTCATGCAACCAGACTTTGTTATTGCGGATGAGCCAATTTCAGCCTTGGACGTTTCTGTACGTGCCCAAGTCTTGAACCTGCTCAAAAAATTCCAAAAAGAACTCGGTTTGACTTATCTCTTCATCGCCCATGATTTGTCGGTCGTTCGCTTTATTTCAGATCGTATCGCAGTTATTTATAAGGGTGTTATTGTAGAGGTTGCAGAAACAGAAGAATTGTTTAACAATCCAATTCACCCATATACTCAAGCCTTGCTTTCAGCGGTACCAATTCCAGATCCAATCTTGGAACGTAAGAAGGTCTTGAAGGTTTACGACCCAAGTCAACACGACTATGAGACTGACAAACCTTCTATGGTTGAAATCCGTCCAGGTCATTATGTTTGGGCGAACCAAGCCGAATTGGCACGTTATCAACAAGGATTAAACTAA
- a CDS encoding YneF family protein → MDLLLAIVLIVLAFLGGALGGMYLVRKQIEKEFADNPRLNAEAVRTLLSANGQKPSEAKVQQVYHQIIRQQKAALANNKKKK, encoded by the coding sequence ATGGATTTACTTTTAGCAATTGTATTGATTGTGCTAGCTTTTCTAGGAGGAGCTCTTGGAGGAATGTACTTGGTTCGTAAGCAAATTGAAAAAGAATTCGCTGACAACCCACGTTTGAATGCTGAAGCAGTTCGTACTCTTTTGAGTGCAAATGGTCAAAAACCAAGCGAAGCTAAGGTACAACAAGTTTACCACCAAATCATCCGCCAACAAAAGGCAGCCCTTGCTAACAATAAAAAGAAAAAATAA
- the racE gene encoding glutamate racemase, which produces MDNRPIGFLDSGVGGLTVVRELMRQLPHEEIVYIGDSARAPYGPRPAEQIREYTWQLVNFLLTKDVKMIVIACNTATAVVWEEIKAQLDIPVLGVILPGASAAIKSSQGGKIGVIGTPMTVQSDIYRQKIHDLDPDLQVESLACPKFAPLVESGALSTSVTKKVVYETLRPLVGKVDSLILGCTHYPLLRPIIQNVMGPKVQLIDSGAECVRDISVLLNYFEINRGRDAGSLHHRFYTTASSQSFAQIGEEWLEKEIHVEHVEL; this is translated from the coding sequence ATGGATAATCGACCAATTGGTTTTTTGGATTCGGGTGTCGGGGGCTTGACCGTTGTGCGCGAGCTCATGCGCCAACTTCCCCATGAAGAAATCGTCTATATTGGAGATTCGGCGCGGGCGCCCTATGGTCCCCGTCCTGCTGAGCAAATTCGTGAATATACTTGGCAGTTGGTCAACTTTCTCTTGACCAAGGATGTCAAAATGATTGTCATTGCTTGTAATACTGCGACTGCCGTCGTCTGGGAAGAAATTAAGGCTCAACTAGATATTCCTGTCCTAGGTGTGATTTTGCCAGGAGCTTCAGCAGCCATCAAGTCCAGCCAAGGTGGGAAAATCGGAGTGATTGGAACACCCATGACGGTACAATCAGACATCTACCGTCAGAAAATCCATGATCTGGATCCGGACTTACAGGTGGAGAGTTTGGCCTGTCCCAAGTTTGCTCCCTTGGTGGAGTCTGGTGCCCTGTCAACCAGTGTCACCAAGAAAGTGGTCTATGAAACCCTGCGTCCCTTGGTTGGCAAGGTGGATAGCCTGATTTTGGGTTGTACCCATTATCCACTGCTCAGACCTATTATTCAAAATGTCATGGGGCCCAAGGTTCAGCTCATCGATAGTGGGGCAGAGTGTGTACGGGACATCTCAGTCCTACTCAATTATTTTGAAATCAATCGTGGTCGTGATGCCGGATCACTCCATCACCGTTTTTACACAACAGCCAGCAGCCAAAGTTTTGCACAAATTGGTGAAGAATGGCTGGAAAAAGAGATTCATGTGGAGCATGTAGAATTATGA
- a CDS encoding ABC transporter permease has protein sequence MNFVLSSLSEGLLWSIMAIGVYLTFRILDIADMTAEGAFPLGAAVVVSQIQAGTNPWIATLLALFAGMVAGLVSGMLHTKMKIPALLTGIVTLTGLYSINIKIMGSVPNLSLGDSSTVFKQLASLGLTTEEAVFSFSLACLLLVCLVLTLLMKTEIGLVLRSTGDNIPMSEANGVNVDTMKIVGYMISNGLIALCGSLFAQNDGFSDVTSGTGTIVVGLSAVIIAEVLIHDLTIGGRLLSIGIGAIVYRLIILNIYEIPNLDQNLVRLFNAILLALVLFAPELQKRLKIRGLKLRNE, from the coding sequence ATGAATTTTGTATTATCTAGTTTATCAGAAGGTTTGCTATGGTCGATTATGGCTATTGGGGTCTACTTGACTTTCCGTATTTTGGATATTGCGGATATGACTGCTGAGGGAGCCTTTCCTCTGGGGGCAGCAGTCGTTGTATCACAGATACAGGCAGGGACAAATCCTTGGATTGCGACTTTACTTGCTTTGTTTGCAGGTATGGTAGCAGGTCTAGTATCAGGAATGCTCCATACCAAGATGAAAATTCCAGCTCTCTTGACAGGGATTGTGACCTTGACAGGGCTTTATTCGATCAATATTAAAATCATGGGAAGTGTGCCCAATCTTTCCTTGGGAGATTCTTCAACTGTCTTTAAACAATTGGCGAGCTTAGGGCTGACAACTGAAGAAGCCGTTTTCTCATTCAGTTTAGCCTGTCTCTTACTTGTTTGTTTGGTCTTGACTCTTTTGATGAAAACAGAGATTGGCTTGGTCTTGCGCTCAACTGGGGACAATATTCCGATGAGTGAGGCCAATGGGGTCAATGTAGACACCATGAAGATTGTTGGTTACATGATTTCAAACGGCTTGATTGCCCTATGTGGTTCCTTGTTTGCCCAAAATGATGGATTTTCAGATGTGACTTCTGGGACAGGAACCATCGTTGTTGGCTTGAGTGCAGTCATTATTGCAGAAGTATTGATACACGACTTGACCATTGGAGGTCGCTTGTTATCCATCGGAATCGGTGCTATTGTTTACCGTTTGATTATTTTAAATATCTATGAAATTCCAAATCTAGATCAAAATTTGGTTCGTCTCTTTAATGCAATCTTGTTAGCCTTGGTTCTATTTGCACCAGAGTTGCAAAAGAGATTAAAGATTCGTGGTTTGAAATTGAGAAATGAATAG
- a CDS encoding ABC transporter ATP-binding protein, translating to MASLLTLENIHKTFEAGTVNENHVLKGLDLEVEEGDFISVIGGNGAGKSTLMNILAGNLSVDEGDLLLAGKSIKNLSVRKRAKDIARVFQDPKMGTASRLTIEENMAIALRRGQKRGLGWGVKEKDRIQFQEALKELNIGLENRLKVDTQYLSGGQRQALTLVMAALVKPKLLLLDEHTAALDPKTSQMVMDLTQKIVEHHQLTTLMITHDMNHAIEYGNRLIMLYQGKIVVDVKGEEKKHLTVEDLMHLFQKNSGQSLVSDELVLG from the coding sequence ATGGCAAGTTTGTTAACACTTGAAAATATTCACAAAACATTTGAAGCAGGGACGGTCAATGAGAACCATGTCCTCAAAGGATTAGATTTAGAGGTTGAAGAGGGAGATTTTATCTCTGTGATTGGTGGAAATGGAGCAGGGAAATCCACTTTGATGAATATCTTGGCTGGCAATCTATCGGTGGACGAAGGGGACCTTCTACTGGCAGGCAAATCCATTAAAAATCTGAGTGTAAGGAAGAGAGCCAAGGATATCGCCCGTGTTTTTCAAGATCCTAAGATGGGAACAGCTTCTCGTTTGACGATTGAGGAGAATATGGCTATTGCCTTGAGACGCGGGCAGAAGAGAGGGCTTGGTTGGGGCGTGAAGGAGAAGGACAGAATCCAGTTCCAAGAGGCCTTGAAAGAGTTGAATATTGGCCTTGAAAACCGCTTAAAAGTAGATACTCAATACCTTTCAGGAGGGCAAAGACAGGCCTTGACCCTAGTCATGGCAGCTCTAGTGAAACCCAAACTTTTGCTTTTGGATGAACATACTGCGGCCCTTGACCCAAAAACTAGTCAAATGGTGATGGACTTGACGCAAAAGATTGTGGAGCACCATCAGTTGACGACTTTGATGATTACCCACGATATGAATCATGCGATTGAGTATGGTAATCGTCTCATTATGCTCTATCAAGGCAAGATAGTGGTAGATGTCAAAGGAGAAGAGAAAAAACATCTGACAGTTGAAGACCTCATGCATCTCTTCCAGAAAAATAGTGGCCAAAGTTTGGTCAGTGATGAATTGGTTTTGGGATAA
- the oppC gene encoding oligopeptide ABC transporter permease OppC, with amino-acid sequence MSTIDKEKFQFVKRDDFASETIDAPAYSYWKSVFRQFMKKKSTVVMLGILVAIILMSFIYPMFSKFDFNDVSKVNDFSARYIKPNAEHWFGTDSNGKSLFDGVWFGARNSILISVIATVINLVIGVFVGGIWGISKSVDRVMMEVYNVISNIPSLLIVIVLTYSIGAGFWNLIFAMSVTTWIGIAFMIRVQILRYRDLEYNLASRTLGTPTLKIVAKNIMPQLVSVIVTTMTQMLPSFISYEAFLSFFGLGLPITVPSLGRLISDYSQNVTTNAYLFWIPLTTLVLVSLSLFVVGQNLADASDPRTHR; translated from the coding sequence ATGTCTACAATCGATAAAGAAAAATTTCAGTTTGTAAAACGTGACGATTTTGCCTCTGAAACTATTGATGCGCCAGCATATTCTTACTGGAAATCAGTGTTTAGACAATTTATGAAGAAAAAATCAACTGTAGTCATGTTGGGAATCTTGGTAGCCATCATTTTGATGAGTTTCATCTACCCAATGTTTTCTAAGTTTGATTTCAATGATGTCAGCAAGGTAAACGACTTTAGTGCTCGTTATATCAAGCCAAATGCTGAGCATTGGTTCGGTACAGACAGTAACGGTAAATCTCTTTTTGACGGTGTCTGGTTCGGAGCTCGTAACTCCATCCTCATTTCTGTGATTGCGACAGTGATTAACTTGGTTATCGGTGTCTTTGTCGGTGGTATTTGGGGTATTTCAAAATCAGTAGACCGTGTGATGATGGAAGTTTATAACGTCATCTCAAACATCCCATCTCTTTTGATTGTTATTGTCTTGACTTACTCAATCGGAGCTGGATTCTGGAATCTGATTTTTGCTATGAGTGTAACAACATGGATCGGGATTGCCTTCATGATTCGTGTGCAAATCTTGCGTTATCGTGATTTGGAATACAACTTGGCGTCACGTACTTTGGGAACACCAACCTTGAAGATTGTTGCCAAAAATATCATGCCTCAATTGGTATCTGTTATTGTGACAACCATGACTCAAATGCTTCCAAGCTTTATCTCATACGAAGCCTTCTTGTCTTTCTTCGGTCTTGGATTACCGATTACAGTGCCAAGTTTGGGTCGTTTGATTTCGGATTATTCACAAAACGTAACAACCAATGCTTACTTGTTCTGGATTCCATTGACAACCCTTGTCTTGGTATCCTTATCTCTTTTCGTAGTTGGTCAAAACTTAGCGGATGCTAGTGATCCACGTACACATAGATAG
- a CDS encoding ABC transporter ATP-binding protein, producing the protein MTKEKNVILTARDIVVEFDVRDKVLTAIRGVSLELVEGEVLALVGESGSGKSVLTKTFTGMLEENGRIAQGSIDYRGQDLTALSSHKDWEQIRGAKIATIFQDPMTSLDPIKTIGSQITEVIVKHQGKTAKEAKELAIDYMNKVGIPDADRRFDEYPFQYSGGMRQRIVIAIALACRPDVLICDEPTTALDVTIQAQIIDLLKSLQNEYHFTTIFITHDLGVVASIADKVAVMYAGEIVEYGTVEEVFYDPRHPYTWSLLSSLPQLADDKGDLYSIPGTPPSLYTDLKGDAFALRSDYAMQIDFEQKAPQFSVSETHWAKTWLLHEDAPKVEKPAVIANLHDKIREKMGFAHLED; encoded by the coding sequence ATGACAAAAGAAAAAAATGTAATTTTGACTGCTCGCGATATTGTCGTGGAATTTGACGTTCGTGACAAAGTATTAACAGCCATTCGTGGCGTTTCCCTTGAACTAGTTGAAGGAGAAGTATTAGCCTTGGTAGGTGAGTCAGGATCAGGGAAATCTGTTTTGACAAAGACTTTCACAGGTATGCTTGAAGAAAATGGTCGCATTGCTCAGGGTAGTATTGACTACCGTGGTCAGGATTTGACAGCCTTATCTTCTCACAAGGATTGGGAACAAATTCGTGGTGCTAAGATTGCGACTATCTTCCAGGACCCAATGACTAGTTTGGACCCAATTAAAACAATTGGTAGTCAGATTACAGAAGTTATTGTAAAACACCAAGGAAAAACAGCTAAAGAAGCGAAAGAATTGGCCATTGACTACATGAATAAGGTTGGGATTCCAGACGCAGATAGACGTTTTGATGAATACCCATTCCAATATTCTGGAGGGATGCGTCAACGTATCGTAATTGCTATTGCCCTTGCCTGCCGACCTGATGTCTTAATCTGTGATGAGCCAACGACTGCCTTGGATGTGACTATCCAAGCACAGATTATTGATTTGCTCAAATCATTACAAAACGAGTACCATTTCACAACAATCTTTATTACCCACGACCTTGGTGTGGTAGCAAGTATTGCGGATAAGGTAGCGGTTATGTATGCAGGAGAAATCGTTGAGTATGGAACTGTTGAGGAAGTCTTCTATGACCCTCGCCATCCATATACATGGAGTCTCTTGTCTAGCTTGCCTCAGCTTGCTGATGATAAAGGGGATCTTTACTCAATCCCAGGAACACCTCCGTCACTTTATACTGACCTGAAAGGGGATGCCTTTGCCTTGCGTTCTGACTATGCAATGCAGATTGACTTCGAACAAAAAGCTCCTCAATTCTCAGTATCAGAGACACATTGGGCTAAAACTTGGCTTCTTCATGAGGATGCTCCAAAAGTAGAAAAACCAGCTGTGATTGCAAATCTCCACGATAAGATCCGTGAAAAAATGGGATTTGCCCATCTGGAAGACTAG